One genomic window of Gemmatimonadota bacterium includes the following:
- the ald gene encoding alanine dehydrogenase — protein MLIGVPKEIKTNENRVGLVPSGVEALVREGHAVQVETGAGIGSGFSDENYVAAGATIAPSADATWANADMIIKVKEPIAVEWPRMRPGLVMYTYFHFAADEPLTRAVMKSGAIAVAYETVQLPGGQLPLLTPMSEVAGRLAVQEGAKYNEKLFGGRGVLLGGVPGVKPAKVVIIGGGVVGINSAKMAAGLGADVTILDTSLDRLRYLDDVLPANVDTVFSNRHNILDAVKDADLIIGAVLIPGKKAPHLITKEDLKGIPDGCVIVDVAVDQGGCVETIKPTTHENPTYFVEGVLHYAVANMPGAVPRTSTLALTNATLPYAIKLANLGWKDACRQDGALKLGLNVVDGKIVYAGVAEAFGLECTNVDSVL, from the coding sequence ATGCTGATCGGCGTACCGAAGGAAATCAAGACGAACGAAAATCGCGTCGGGCTCGTCCCGTCGGGTGTCGAGGCCCTGGTCCGCGAGGGGCATGCGGTGCAGGTCGAGACCGGGGCTGGCATCGGCAGCGGCTTCAGCGACGAGAACTACGTCGCGGCGGGCGCGACGATTGCGCCGAGCGCCGATGCGACGTGGGCCAACGCGGACATGATCATCAAGGTGAAGGAGCCGATCGCGGTCGAGTGGCCGCGGATGCGTCCGGGCCTGGTGATGTACACCTACTTCCACTTCGCCGCCGACGAACCGCTGACGCGCGCGGTCATGAAGTCGGGCGCGATTGCGGTGGCCTACGAGACGGTCCAGCTCCCCGGTGGCCAGCTCCCGCTGCTGACGCCGATGTCGGAAGTCGCCGGCCGCCTCGCGGTGCAGGAAGGCGCCAAGTACAACGAGAAGCTCTTCGGCGGCCGCGGTGTGCTGCTCGGCGGCGTGCCCGGCGTGAAGCCCGCCAAGGTCGTCATCATCGGCGGCGGCGTGGTCGGCATCAACTCGGCGAAGATGGCCGCCGGCCTCGGCGCCGATGTCACCATCCTCGACACCTCGCTCGATCGGCTCCGTTACCTCGACGACGTGCTCCCGGCAAACGTCGACACCGTCTTCTCGAATCGGCACAACATCCTCGACGCGGTCAAGGACGCCGACCTGATCATCGGTGCCGTCCTCATTCCGGGGAAGAAGGCGCCGCACCTGATCACCAAGGAAGACCTCAAGGGGATTCCTGACGGCTGCGTGATCGTCGACGTCGCGGTGGACCAGGGTGGCTGCGTCGAGACGATCAAGCCGACCACGCACGAAAACCCGACGTACTTCGTCGAGGGCGTGCTGCACTACGCCGTCGCCAACATGCCGGGTGCGGTGCCGCGCACGTCGACGCTCGCGCTCACCAACGCGACGCTGCCGTACGCGATCAAGCTCGCCAACCTCGGTTGGAAGGACGCCTGCCGCCAGGACGGCGCGCTCAAGCTCGGCCTCAACGTGGTGGACGGGAAGATCGTCTACGCCGGTGTTGCCGAAGCCTTCGGCCTCGAGTGCACCAACGTTGACAGCGTCCTCTAG
- the dut gene encoding dUTP diphosphatase, with protein MTASSSSGGPIELLVVRLPHGEGLPLPGRATAGAAGMDIVSAVDVTIAPGARGLVPTGLSVAVPDGYELQLRPRSGLALKHGITLPNTPATIDSDYRGELQVILINHGEAPFVIARGDRIAQALVQRVEHVLFREVDELPPSGRGAGGFGSTGR; from the coding sequence TTGACAGCGTCCTCTAGTTCCGGCGGTCCCATCGAACTCCTCGTCGTGCGATTGCCGCACGGCGAGGGGTTGCCGCTTCCGGGCCGGGCGACGGCCGGGGCGGCGGGGATGGACATCGTGTCGGCAGTCGATGTGACGATCGCGCCGGGCGCCCGTGGGCTGGTGCCGACAGGGTTGTCGGTCGCAGTGCCGGACGGCTACGAATTGCAGCTGCGGCCGCGCTCGGGGCTCGCGCTCAAGCACGGCATCACGCTGCCGAACACGCCGGCCACGATCGATTCGGATTACCGTGGCGAGCTCCAGGTGATCCTGATCAACCATGGCGAGGCGCCGTTCGTGATCGCGCGCGGCGACCGGATCGCCCAGGCGCTGGTGCAGCGCGTGGAGCACGTGCTCTTCCGCGAGGTGGACGAACTGCCGCCGAGCGGACGCGGGGCCGGGGGGTTCGGGAGTACGGGGCGGTAG
- a CDS encoding aspartate/glutamate racemase family protein translates to MKKLGLVGGISWVSTIDYYRIINEGVNARLGGLNFAECVIVSVNFADFVRNNTAGDWDATADLLSTAAEQLKRAGAEGIVLCANTAHAVAEQVERAVGLPLIHVCDATAAAIRAQGLTRVGLLGTQFTMELPFYGERLQAHGIEMLVPDTQSERDFIQATIRDELGRGVILAETKRRYLQAIEDLLARGAEGIILGCTELPLILSQADLAVPAFDTTRIHAEAAVAFALSD, encoded by the coding sequence ATGAAGAAGCTTGGCTTGGTCGGTGGCATCAGTTGGGTCTCGACCATCGACTACTACCGCATCATCAACGAAGGCGTGAATGCCCGGCTCGGCGGACTCAACTTCGCCGAATGCGTCATCGTCTCCGTCAACTTCGCAGACTTCGTCCGGAACAACACCGCGGGCGACTGGGACGCGACGGCGGACCTGCTGTCGACCGCCGCGGAGCAGCTGAAGCGTGCAGGCGCCGAGGGGATCGTCCTCTGCGCGAACACCGCGCACGCCGTCGCGGAGCAGGTCGAGCGTGCGGTGGGGCTGCCGCTGATTCATGTGTGCGATGCCACCGCCGCCGCCATCCGCGCTCAGGGCCTGACCCGCGTCGGGCTGCTCGGCACGCAGTTCACCATGGAGTTGCCGTTCTATGGTGAACGGCTCCAGGCCCATGGCATTGAGATGCTCGTCCCCGACACACAGTCCGAGCGCGATTTCATTCAGGCGACCATCCGGGACGAACTCGGCCGCGGGGTGATCCTCGCCGAGACGAAGCGCCGGTACCTGCAAGCGATCGAGGACCTGCTTGCCCGCGGCGCCGAGGGGATCATCCTTGGCTGCACCGAGCTGCCGTTGATCCTCAGTCAGGCGGACCTCGCCGTTCCGGCCTTCGACACGACCCGGATTCACGCCGAGGCGGCGGTCGCGTTCGCTCTCTCCGACTGA